CGATGGGTTCATGATCCAAGGCGGTGGATTCACGCCCAACATGCAAGAGAAAGAGACCGGCGCGATGATTCAAAACGAATCGGCCAACGGACTCAAGAACGAAAAGTACACGATCGCCATGGCGCGGACTCCGAATCCTCACAGCGCGACCAGCCAGTTCTTCATCAACACCGGCACTGACAACGGTTTCTTGGACCGGGCCAACGCTCGCGATGGTTTTGGGTATTGCGTGTTTGGCAAAGTAACCAAGGGAACCGAAATCGTCGACGCGATCGGCAAAGTTGCGACCGGAAACGTTGGCCCTCACGGCGACGTCCCACGCACTCCCGTGATCATCGAAAAGGTCACGATCGCTCAATAAGCGACGCCCCTCGGCGAAGCATCGCCTATTGCTGCCCTCCTGCAACGCGAACAGTCGCGTTGCACTTTGGGTTCCAACAGACGATCGAGAGCCGACCCATCTCTGTCGCGATCCTTATCGCGACGCGAACCGCTGGAGTCACAGGCTTCACCGATCTTTCTCACGATGACGTCGATCATCGAATGAAGCCATTGCCGGCGGGGTCGCATTATCGCAACGCGGTGTTCTTTGGGTGCCACTGGCTCTGCCAGTGCTCCTCGACCGAAGCAACTCCATCGGTTCGATCAACAGCCGGCAAAGGCTTCTAAAACGGATGGGTTGCCAGTAGTGGAGCCGACGCATTGAAGCGTGTTGTGAACGGATCATCCAAGGAGCAGATGCGATCATCAACCGGCTTGAGATCGGCACGTTTGTCGATTCATTCCGCTTCCACAGTTTCGCTCCAAGAGCACTGGCAGTGCCAGTGGCACACAACCGAGAGCAGATATCTGCATGTGCGACCCTGCCGGACCGAATGTTCTTTGAGTGCCACTGGCTCTGCCAGTGCTCCTCGACGGAGAGCTGATATCTGCAGATGCGACCCTGCCGGACCGAATAGTCTTTGAGTGCCACTGGCTCTGCCAGTGCCCCTCGACGGAGAGCTGATATCTGCAGGTACGACCCTGCCGGACCAAATGCTCTTTGAGTGCCACTGGCTCTGCCAGTGCTCCTCGACCGAAGCCCCCAAAGGTTCGAACTGCCAACGGTGCTTCCAATGGCTAGCATCGGATGAAGCAACTCCATCGGTTCGATCAACAGCCGGCAAAGGCTTCTAAAACGGATGGGTTGCCAGTTGTCGAGCCGCCGCTTTGAAGCGTGTTGTGAACGGATTATCCAAAGGGCAGATGCGATTATCAACGGGCTATCGCAACCGGCTTGAGATCGGCACGTTTGTCGATTCATTCCGCTTCGGCAGTTTCGATCCAAGAGCACTGGCAGAGCCAGTGGCACACGACCGAGAGCTGATATCTGCATGTGCGACCCTGCCGGACCGAATGTTCTTTGAGTGCCACTGGCTCTGCCAGTGCTCCTCGACCGAAGCCCCTAAAGGTTCGAACTGCCAACGGCGCTTCCAATGGCTAGCATCGGATGAAGCAGCTTCATCCGTTCGATCAACAGCCGTCGAAGGCTTCGAATCGTTAGGCGAGCGAACGCTTTAAGACTTCCATCGTTTCGGCTTGCCGTTGTTCGACGACTTTGCGAGCCGCGGCGGCCCGTTGCTTGGCCTTGTCGGGATTTTGAGCCATCTCTAGGACCGCCGGGACGATCTTCGGCATGTCGGCGGGGTTGTCGAGATCGAACAGCCAATCTCCCAGCCCGATGTCTTCCCACATGTAGCCCTTGGACGTCTGTTCGGCCCAGCGGCAGACGATCGCTGGGATGCCGTGGCCGATGCACATGATCGGTGAATGCATCTCGTTGCCAAACAGCCCCGCACTTTGCACATACGTGCTGACCGCTTCGCCCGTCAACCAGTAGTTCGGCCGCCAAACGACACGTTTGCGGATCTCCGCCGGCAGCGGATCGACTAACAATTCTTTGCCGACTTTCATCTGCGTTTGATCTTCGGGACAGACCAAGACTTTCAGATCGGTCGTCTTCACCACTTCGACGATCGCTCGACGCAGCTGCGCATGATCGTGCTCTTTCATCGCTTCGTTCCGCGCGTGTTTCACCTCGTCGAACGGGCGATCCTTGATCGTCCAATAGGGCGTGTAACGCAGCCGCGGAATGCAGCACAGGAACTTGCCCGGTTGCAGATCGTTGGCTTTTAAGAAGGCGTTCGCTTTTTCCGGTTCCCGCAGATCGCAAGCAAACGCGCCGTCGGGACCAAATTCCATGATCTTCGATTGGCAACCCTTTTCTTTGGCCAGAGCCAGCGAATGCGAATCGCGGAAGAAAACAAACTCGGCACCGCTCAGCACCTCGATCGTCTTCGCCATCGCAGGTTCCGTCGTCGGTTTCGTGGAAGCCGATCCCTTCGACGGTAGCGTGATTCCATAGACGCCGTAGGGCTTTTGAGTCTCATCGCGCCAACGAATCACATCTTTTTGTGCAACCAACGAAGGTCCCGAACCGTGCAACAGAAACTCACACTCTTCAAAAGCCTGCTTCCGCTGGGCAGCGGTTTTGATGATCTTCAGCTTCGGAAACTCCGCCCGCAGCAACTCTTCGACTCCATTGTCGACGCGGCTAGGCCACAGTGTGATCTCCGCGTCGGGCATGTGAGTCCGCAGGATTTGCAGCACACCGGGCGTGTGAGCGATGTCGCCGATGTTGACCGTTTGCCAAGACGATCGCAGCAGGATCTTTTTCTTGGCGTTTGTCGGTGCCGCGGAATCGTCGGCAGCCATCGCCGCACCCGCTGTCGCGAGCCCCAGCATGGCCAGGGCGTCGCGACGATTGAAGAGGTTATTATTCATGAGCTCTGAAAAATTGGGGGATTCGATATGCAGAAATCACTCTGCATCCCAATTGTCTTTGCTCAACAGGCTTCCGGCAAGGATCTTTGCCGGATCGACGACCACATGTTTGATCCGATGACGCTTCCAGGTGTAGCTGATGTGGACCAAACCGTCGTCGGATTGGATGATCGCGGGGTAGCTGAATTCACCCTTTTCATCGCGTTCGACAACGCCGACCTTGTGCCACGCCAGGCCGTCGTCGGAGATCGCCAGGTTCAGCAGACCGCGTCGCCCCCAGCCGGTTTTGCCGCTGCCAAGGTGATTGTAGATCATCAATTGACGGCCATCCTTGAGTGTCACGACGTCGATCCCCGAGTTCGGATTCGGCATGTCGATCGGTTCCAGCTTCGACCACGAAGCACCATCGTCGGCGGAGAAGCTGCTGACGATCACGCTCTCCTTGGTCCGGCACAGCACCTGCAAACGCCCATCGGCGTGCTGCAGGAGCGTCGGTTGGATCGCGTTAAAATCGGTCGCCGGTTCGATCGGACCGACACGTTTCCAGGTGCCGCTGGGTTGGCCATCGGCCAGGGTCGTCGATTCGAAGTGGATCGTCCAACCGTCGTATTCGGTCGACGAACCCGACAGCAGCGTCTTGCCATCGGCCAACAGGATCGGCTTGCAACGGACCGGCCCATCGATCCCTTCGGGCAATCGTTTGCGCTCGACAAACGAACGCCCACGGTCGTAACTGACCATCACCTCGCCCCACCAAGTTTGTGGGTCGGGGCCAACTTTAAAGAACAGCAACGTCGGCCCATCGCCAGGCGATTGATAGAGGACGGGATTCCAGCAGGGATACCGAAGCCCATCGTGCTGCACGCCGTTGGCCCATTCCCTCGGTGACGACCATCCGTTTCCATCGTGATAGCTGACCCAGATGCCAACGTCTTTATCCTTCTCTCGCGTTCCACCGAACCACGCGGCCACCAACCCACGATTGGTCTCGCAGATCGTCGACGCATGGCACTGCGGGAAACTGGCTTTGGTGTAGACGAATTCCTCGCTGACAAAGCCAGGGAATTTGGGCTCCTCGATCGCCTTAGTTTTTGCGGCCACCAGCTTCTCCTGGGGATAGGTGATGCAGTCGTTGTGGTCGGCGAAATAGAGTCGCCCGTTTTCAGCACCGATCAACAGATCGGGTTTGCCATCGCGATTGAAGTCGCAGACCGCGGGGCTGGATGTGTGCCCAGCGACGTTCCGCCGCGCCAGATTGCCGACCTTCTTCAATACGATCTTGCCATCGCGATCTTCGCAGTTGCGGTACCAAAGAGCGTTCTGCGAGTTGACCAGCACGTCCAATCGCCCGTCGCCATCCCAGTCGACAACCGTCAGTTTGACGCGTCCCGAACTGCCACACGACCTGGTGTTCAACTGCAACGGTTGATTGTTCTCATCGACAAAAATGCGTTCGGCAGCTTTGCCACCGCGTCGCAGCGTCAGGAATCCTTCTTGATCAAGCATCACCAGATCGACGCTACCGTCAGCGTCGAAATCGATGGCAAATGGAGTCGTCCGCCACTGGGTCAACGTGTCCGACGCCAACGTCTGCCACCAATACCATCTTGGCGGAGCTTCGCGTTGTCCGGTCTCCAACGCAGTGTCGATCAACACGCCACCGTCGTTCCGCAACACGCCGACGCGAGAGAGGATCGAGTTGTAGATGACGTCGGGATCTTGATCTCCATCCCAATCGGCAACCGAAAGCGTCGTGTAACCCCACTTCGCTTCGCACGGTCCCTGGATCGAACCATCGCTGCCGGCGAGGACTCGGAAGACCTGCGAGCTGTCAGCGGCTTCACTCGACCGCGCCTCCAACAGTTTCACAGCGGCCCACTTTGGCGCTCCGTTTTCCCCATCGCCAAGATTCTCGAACAGCCCGATGTATCCGGCGGTGTTGCCGCACAGGATATCCTCGTCGCCATCGCCATCCCAGTCGTAGATTGCAGGGGTCGCCAACGCACCAAACTTCAGCGTATCGGACTGCTGCTGAAAATAGACGGGAGCCAGGAAGACGGGCTCGCTGCCGCGCATCTGGCCACTGTTTTCGACAAGCGCGACGCGTCCATCTTCATCGCCAACGATCAAGTCGAGATCGCCATCGCCATCCCAATCGAACGCGGTTGGCGTGATCATCTGCAGATCCATCACCAGCGGCTTGCCGGTATCGTCGGCCAGCTTGCTTCCGGCGGCGTATTGTGGCTGTGTCCGCGATCCGATGTTTTCAAAGTAGGTGAAACCGTCCAGAAATTCACCACACAACAGGTCCAGGTCGCCATCGCCATCGAAGTCGGCAAAGTTGGGCGAGGGCCAGCCGTAAACGTCGATGTCACCACCGCCGGCCTGCAATTTGACAGGCTTATCCGAATATTCGGGGGACGCATCGCTGCCGTCATTGGTAATCAAGTAGACGAATCCGCGCAGCCGCCCGTTGTGCCAAAGGCCATTGCGATCGTAAGCGTTGTCCCACACGTATTCCGACCAATCGCCCGCCCCGACAACGATGTCGTGATCGCCGTCGCCGTCGTAATCGACGTACCGCCACATGTTTCCGCGGACGTTGTTTTCGTGGACGTTCCCCTTGGGATAGATCT
Above is a genomic segment from Rosistilla ulvae containing:
- a CDS encoding peptidylprolyl isomerase, which codes for MRNFAAMLAVTLLATATLSAANPVVVDMKTSMGPIQIEMYPDKAPETVKNFVNYANKGFYDGTIFHRVIDGFMIQGGGFTPNMQEKETGAMIQNESANGLKNEKYTIAMARTPNPHSATSQFFINTGTDNGFLDRANARDGFGYCVFGKVTKGTEIVDAIGKVATGNVGPHGDVPRTPVIIEKVTIAQ
- a CDS encoding polysaccharide pyruvyl transferase family protein is translated as MNNNLFNRRDALAMLGLATAGAAMAADDSAAPTNAKKKILLRSSWQTVNIGDIAHTPGVLQILRTHMPDAEITLWPSRVDNGVEELLRAEFPKLKIIKTAAQRKQAFEECEFLLHGSGPSLVAQKDVIRWRDETQKPYGVYGITLPSKGSASTKPTTEPAMAKTIEVLSGAEFVFFRDSHSLALAKEKGCQSKIMEFGPDGAFACDLREPEKANAFLKANDLQPGKFLCCIPRLRYTPYWTIKDRPFDEVKHARNEAMKEHDHAQLRRAIVEVVKTTDLKVLVCPEDQTQMKVGKELLVDPLPAEIRKRVVWRPNYWLTGEAVSTYVQSAGLFGNEMHSPIMCIGHGIPAIVCRWAEQTSKGYMWEDIGLGDWLFDLDNPADMPKIVPAVLEMAQNPDKAKQRAAAARKVVEQRQAETMEVLKRSLA
- a CDS encoding exo-alpha-sialidase, with the protein product MFASCLGAQESDWKLLPLEYNNPGLKVDLGVGLWAWPMPMDYDGDGDMDLLVSCPDKPSNGVYYFENPSQDPAEKMPVFLPGVHVGKTSHNMQVSYVDGKPRILNTCFEFPRDEATGAFAFDKRKQIYPKGNVHENNVRGNMWRYVDYDGDGDHDIVVGAGDWSEYVWDNAYDRNGLWHNGRLRGFVYLITNDGSDASPEYSDKPVKLQAGGGDIDVYGWPSPNFADFDGDGDLDLLCGEFLDGFTYFENIGSRTQPQYAAGSKLADDTGKPLVMDLQMITPTAFDWDGDGDLDLIVGDEDGRVALVENSGQMRGSEPVFLAPVYFQQQSDTLKFGALATPAIYDWDGDGDEDILCGNTAGYIGLFENLGDGENGAPKWAAVKLLEARSSEAADSSQVFRVLAGSDGSIQGPCEAKWGYTTLSVADWDGDQDPDVIYNSILSRVGVLRNDGGVLIDTALETGQREAPPRWYWWQTLASDTLTQWRTTPFAIDFDADGSVDLVMLDQEGFLTLRRGGKAAERIFVDENNQPLQLNTRSCGSSGRVKLTVVDWDGDGRLDVLVNSQNALWYRNCEDRDGKIVLKKVGNLARRNVAGHTSSPAVCDFNRDGKPDLLIGAENGRLYFADHNDCITYPQEKLVAAKTKAIEEPKFPGFVSEEFVYTKASFPQCHASTICETNRGLVAAWFGGTREKDKDVGIWVSYHDGNGWSSPREWANGVQHDGLRYPCWNPVLYQSPGDGPTLLFFKVGPDPQTWWGEVMVSYDRGRSFVERKRLPEGIDGPVRCKPILLADGKTLLSGSSTEYDGWTIHFESTTLADGQPSGTWKRVGPIEPATDFNAIQPTLLQHADGRLQVLCRTKESVIVSSFSADDGASWSKLEPIDMPNPNSGIDVVTLKDGRQLMIYNHLGSGKTGWGRRGLLNLAISDDGLAWHKVGVVERDEKGEFSYPAIIQSDDGLVHISYTWKRHRIKHVVVDPAKILAGSLLSKDNWDAE